One genomic region from Rattus norvegicus strain BN/NHsdMcwi chromosome 10, GRCr8, whole genome shotgun sequence encodes:
- the Cbx2 gene encoding chromobox protein homolog 2 isoform X1, producing MEELSSVGEQVFAAECILSKRLRKGKLEYLVKWRGWSSKHNSWEPEENILDPRLLLAFQKKEHEKEVQNRKRGKRPRGRPRKHTVMSSCSRRSKLKEPDAPSKSKSSSSSSSSTSSSSSSDEEEEDDDDSDLDSKRGSRGRETHPVPQKKAQILVAKPELKDPIRKKRGRKPLPPEQKAARRPSVKNGVPGVGLPARHATATKAIPATNTATGKGPGSGPTGVNVTNAPTDTSKGEKLTCKTAALPAPSVKRDAAKSIAASGGQEGHTVPGEGQKPPALCELSTGEENSSSDSDPDSSSLPSAGQNLSVAVQTSQDWKPTRSLIEHVFVTDVTANLITVTVKESPTSVGFFNLKHY from the exons ATGGAGGAGCTGAGCAGCGTGGGCGAGCAGGTCTTCGCCGCCGAGTGCATCCTGAGCAAGAGGCTCCGCAAG GGCAAGCTGGAGTACCTGGTCAAGTGGCGCGGCTGGTCCTCCAA ACACAACAGCTGGGAGCCCGAAGAGAACATCTTGGACCCGAGGCTGCTCCTGGCCTTCCAGAAGAA GGAACATGAGAAGGAGGTGCAGAACCGGAAAAGAGGCAAGAGGCCCAGGGGCAGGCCAAGGAAGCACACAGTCATGTCCTCCTGCAGCCGGCGCTCCAAGCTCAAG GAACCAGATGCACCGTCCAAGTCCAAATCCAGCagttcatcctcttcctccacatcttcctcctcttcctcagatgaagaagaagaagacgacgacgacagTGACCTGGACTCCAAGAGGGGATCCCGGGGCCGTGAAACCCACCCGGTCCCTCagaaaaaagcccagatcctggTAGCCAAGCCAGAGCTGAAGGATCCCATCCGAAAGAAGCGCGGACGCAAGCCTCTACCCCCGGAACAGAAGGCAGCTCGGAGACCG AGCGTCAAGAACGGTGTGCCCGGTGTGGGCCTGCCTGCTCGCCATGCCACAGCCACCAAGGCTATTCCTGCCACCAACACAGCCACGGGGAAAGGTCCTGGGAGCGGCCCCACAGGAGTAAACGTGACCAACGCTCCCACAGACACCAGCAAAGGGGAAAAACTGACTTGCAAGACAGCGGCTCTGCCTGCCCCTTCTGTCAAGAGGGACGCCGCTAAAAGCATTGCTGCCTCTGGTGGGCAGGAGGGCCACACAGTCCCCGGAGAAGGTCAGAAGCCACCTGCACTGTGTGAACTGAGCACAGGAGAGGAGAACAGCAGTTCTGACTCAGACCCCGACTCATCCTCGCTGCCTAGTGCTGGGCAGAACCTGTCGGTAGCTgtccagaccagccaggactgGAAACCTACCCGAAGTCTCATCGAGCACGTCTTCGTCACGGATGTCACAGCCAACCTCATCACTGTCACCGTGAAGGAGTCCCCCACCAGTGTGGGCTTCTTCAACTTGAAGCATTATTGA
- the Cbx2 gene encoding chromobox protein homolog 2, with protein MEELSSVGEQVFAAECILSKRLRKGKLEYLVKWRGWSSKHNSWEPEENILDPRLLLAFQKKEHEKEVQNRKRGKRPRGRPRKHTVMSSCSRRSKLKEPDAPSKSKSSSSSSSSTSSSSSSDEEEEDDDDSDLDSKRGSRGRETHPVPQKKAQILVAKPELKDPIRKKRGRKPLPPEQKAARRPVSLAKVLKTTRKDLVTSAPKLPPPLSAPVAGLAALKAHTKEACGGPSTMATPENLASLMKGMAGSPSRGGISWQSSIVHYMNRMSQSQAQAASRLALKAQAANKCSLGPDLKVRTQKGELGVNPAGSKVPKAPGSVAAEQQRGNNSGSPGSQLPPTQELSLQVLDLQSVKNGVPGVGLPARHATATKAIPATNTATGKGPGSGPTGVNVTNAPTDTSKGEKLTCKTAALPAPSVKRDAAKSIAASGGQEGHTVPGEGQKPPALCELSTGEENSSSDSDPDSSSLPSAGQNLSVAVQTSQDWKPTRSLIEHVFVTDVTANLITVTVKESPTSVGFFNLKHY; from the exons ATGGAGGAGCTGAGCAGCGTGGGCGAGCAGGTCTTCGCCGCCGAGTGCATCCTGAGCAAGAGGCTCCGCAAG GGCAAGCTGGAGTACCTGGTCAAGTGGCGCGGCTGGTCCTCCAA ACACAACAGCTGGGAGCCCGAAGAGAACATCTTGGACCCGAGGCTGCTCCTGGCCTTCCAGAAGAA GGAACATGAGAAGGAGGTGCAGAACCGGAAAAGAGGCAAGAGGCCCAGGGGCAGGCCAAGGAAGCACACAGTCATGTCCTCCTGCAGCCGGCGCTCCAAGCTCAAG GAACCAGATGCACCGTCCAAGTCCAAATCCAGCagttcatcctcttcctccacatcttcctcctcttcctcagatgaagaagaagaagacgacgacgacagTGACCTGGACTCCAAGAGGGGATCCCGGGGCCGTGAAACCCACCCGGTCCCTCagaaaaaagcccagatcctggTAGCCAAGCCAGAGCTGAAGGATCCCATCCGAAAGAAGCGCGGACGCAAGCCTCTACCCCCGGAACAGAAGGCAGCTCGGAGACCGGTAAGCCTGGCCAAGGTGCTAAAGACCACCAGGAAGGACCTGGTGACCTCAGCCCCCAAGCTGCCCCCTCCACTCAGTGCTCCTGTGGCAGGCCTGGCTGCCTTGAAAGCCCACACCAAAGAGGCCTGTGGCGGCCCCAGCACTATGGCAACCCCAGAGAACCTGGCCAGTCTGATGAAAGGCATGGCCGGGAGCCCCAGCCGAGGCGGCATCAGCTGGCAGAGTTCTATCGTACACTACATGAACCGCATGAGCCAGAGTCAGGCTCAGGCCGCCAGCCGGCTGGCGCTCAAGGCCCAGGCTGCCAACAAGTGCAGCCTCGGGCCGGACCTGAAAGTGCGGACGCAGAAAGGGGAGCTAGGGGTGAACCCCGCAGGAAGCAAGGTTCCCAAGGCCCCTGGCAGTGTTGCTGCAGAGCAGCAGAGAGGGAATAATTCGGGGAGTCCAGGTTCCCAGCTGCCACCCACTCAGGAGTTGAGCCTTCAGGTCCTTGACTTACAGAGCGTCAAGAACGGTGTGCCCGGTGTGGGCCTGCCTGCTCGCCATGCCACAGCCACCAAGGCTATTCCTGCCACCAACACAGCCACGGGGAAAGGTCCTGGGAGCGGCCCCACAGGAGTAAACGTGACCAACGCTCCCACAGACACCAGCAAAGGGGAAAAACTGACTTGCAAGACAGCGGCTCTGCCTGCCCCTTCTGTCAAGAGGGACGCCGCTAAAAGCATTGCTGCCTCTGGTGGGCAGGAGGGCCACACAGTCCCCGGAGAAGGTCAGAAGCCACCTGCACTGTGTGAACTGAGCACAGGAGAGGAGAACAGCAGTTCTGACTCAGACCCCGACTCATCCTCGCTGCCTAGTGCTGGGCAGAACCTGTCGGTAGCTgtccagaccagccaggactgGAAACCTACCCGAAGTCTCATCGAGCACGTCTTCGTCACGGATGTCACAGCCAACCTCATCACTGTCACCGTGAAGGAGTCCCCCACCAGTGTGGGCTTCTTCAACTTGAAGCATTATTGA
- the Cbx8 gene encoding chromobox protein homolog 8 gives MELSAVGERVFAAEALLKRRIRKGRMEYLVKWKGWSQKYSTWEPEENILDARLLAAFEEREREMELYGPKKRGPKPKTFLLKAQAKAKAKTYEFRSDSTRGIRIPYPGRSPQDLASTSRAREGLRNTGLPPPGSSTSTCRADPPRDRDRDRDRERDRGTSRVDEKPSSPGDSSKKRGPKPRKELLDPSQRPLGEPSDGLGEYLKGRKLDETPSGIGKFSAGHSVIQLARRQDSDLVQYGVTSPSSAEASGKLAADTFPARVIKHRAALLEAKGQGALDPGGTRVRHSSGTPGSVGSLYRDMGAQGGRPSLIARIPVARILGDPEEESWSPSLTNLEKVVVTDVTSNFLTVTIKESNTDQGFFKEKR, from the exons ATGGAGCTCTCGGCGGTGGGGGAGCGGGTGTTCGCGGCCGAAGCCCTCCTGAAGCGGCGCATTCGCAAA GGACGCATGGAATATCTCGTGAAATGGAAGGGCTGGTCGCAGAA GTACAGCACGTGGGAGCCTGAAGAAAATATTCTTGATGCTCGCCTCCTTGCAGCCTTTGAAGAAAG ggaaCGGGAGATGGAGCTCTATGGTCCCAAAAAGCGAGGACCCAAGCCTAAAACCTTCCTTCTCAAG GCCCAGGCCAAGGCAAAGGCCAAAACCTATGAATTCAGAAGCGACTCTACCAGAGGCATCCGGATCCCTTACCCAGGCCGCTCTCCCCAGGATTTGGCATCTACTTCTAGGGCCCGAGAGGGCCTTCGGAACACGGGGCTACCCCCACCAGGGAGCAGTACCAGTACCTGCAGGGCAGACCCACCTCGGGACAGAGACCGAGACCGGGATCGAGAACGGGACAGGGGTACCAGCCGTGTAGATGAGAAGCCCAGCTCACCGGGGGACAGCTCCAAGAAACGAGGACCCAAGCCCAGGAAGGAGCTCCTAGACCCTTCACAGAGACCTTTGGGAGAGCCCAGTGATGGCCTTGGAGAATACCTCAAAGGCAGGAAGCTGGATGAGACCCCCTCTGGGATAGGAAAGTTCTCAGCTGGCCACAGCGTGATCCAGCTTGCTCGGAGGCAGGACTCAGACCTGGTACAATACGGTGTGACCAGTCCTAGCTCGGCGGAGGCCTCGGGCAAGTTGGCTGCGGACACCTTTCCAGCCAGGGTGATAAAGCACCGGGCTGCTTTactggaggccaaaggtcaaggTGCCCTGGACCCTGGTGGGACCAGGGTCCGACATAGTTCAGGCACCCCGGGCTCAGTGGGAAGCCTGTATCGGGACATGGGGGCTCAAGGGGGAAGGCCCTCCCTCATCGCCAGGATCCCAGTGGCCAGAATCCTGGGGGACCCGGAGGAAGAGTCCTGGAGCCCCTCTCTGACTAACCTGGAGAAGGTGGTCGTCACAGACGTGACCTCAAACTTTTTGACCGTCACCATTAAGGAGAGTAACACGGACCAAGGcttctttaaggagaaaagatga